From the genome of Sphingobacterium sp. UGAL515B_05:
TCTAACAAAAGCAGGGAAAGTCACTCCTGGAGATAAGAGCAACTCAAACGCATTTGTATTCAACTTGGCAGGAAGGTATAATAAATTAAAATACCTGCAGCCCTTTGTGTCATTTTCACAAGGGTATTCTATCGGCGATGTGGGACTTGTATTACGGAATGGAGTACCTTTGAGTCAAATTGATCCGAAGCCTGTAGTTGTCAATAATTTTGAGTTGGGGCTAAATGGAACCTATGCTATGTTAAGTTACCAATTGACAGGATATTATAGCTCTTCCAAGAAAGGCAATACTTTCGCAGAAACTTCGACACCGGGTAATTACGAACTTATCCAAGTACCGCAGCGTATCTACGGTTTGGAATTGGTTGTCGATGTAACCCCTGTTGACTGGTTTAAGTTTGGTACCATACTTGGCTACATGGATGGTCGACAAGATTTGAAAAATGAGGGAAAATATAAAGATAAATTGGATAATTCCATTATTTCACCTTTTAAAGTAAATATCAATGCAGATTTCAAATTGACAGATCGGTGGAATGTCTATCTGCAGTATTTACATTTAGGGAAACGCGATGTGTTTCAACCTTCTGAATATAATTATGGCAAATATCCGATTTCGGGCTATGGTCTGATGGATGTCCAAACACGCTACAAATTAAAGAATCTGGCGTTCATTTTTTCAGTTAATAATATCCTTAATAATGATTACTTTCCACTGCACGCGGAGGTGAGGGGAGCTACAAATGAAGGCCGTTATTATGTAAAAGGAAGCGGAACAATAGCGAATTTAGGTATCCAACTGGATTTGTAATACAACAATTTGATACGATTAATAGAAACAAGCCCCTGTAAGATTTTTATAGGGGCTTGTTTATGGCGAGTCTTTTCCCTCTTATTATCGCGTATACCGCTCATAATACTCATCTATTAATTTTTTGAGTGTATTAAAATCAAGCGACAATTGATCTGCCGAAACGGCTATTCCATTTTCGAGCAGATGTTGTTGTACTTGTGGAGAGAACTGCTGCATATAATCTTCGGGATGGTGTAGCTTCAAAAAAACAAAATGGACACCATGGGCCATTCCTGTCGAGACAGATTGAATAGCAGTCCATTTTACAGTCCCAGCCTTTATTCCTACTGGCGTACCATGATATCGAATGCCATTTGCATTCAATATCAGGCCAGTCCGATCTTTAACAAATAGGCTTTTTACTCCGCCAATTAGACAATAACATCCTAAGCCCCCTAAGGTCAACATCAATGCTCCAGGGAAAATTCTTATTTTTTCAGCGACAAAGAAAATATAGTAAGCAAATGCCAAAGCCGCTATCGTCAACAGCAAGCCAAATAGCGCCAATTTCAGACGTTTTTTGTTATCGAATTCTATGATAGTCTCGTTCATAATTAATGTTCTCTTTCACATGTTTATCGGACTAAGTTAAAACAACGCTTCTCATATTTTCATGCGAATTTCAATTCGTGTGGAATCGTTTTAAATTCGCAGTATTTTGACGTCTATCTGTATTTAAGCCATTTTCTAAACTCAATTAAACCCAGCGCTATGCTTCCACGAATCATCTTTGACGATTAACGTATTGATGGGTTAATCTATCCTCGAATCTTTTTCCAGCTTTTTGGTCTGTTTTGCGGAGAAGGTTTTTCCGAAATTGTAACTGAAACTCAATTTTGCATAGCGAGACTTCAATTTATTCACTGTTTCAATGCTAATCACATTGCCTAAACTGGAAATAGGTGCTTTTTGTAAGTTGAAAATATCCTCAATCGTCAGGGATATGTTTAACTTGTCCCGAAGCACTTTTTGTTGTAAACCCGTCGTGATATATCCTGTTGCCCCATATTGCATTTGAAAACTATTTCTTTTCGAAGTATAAAAGCCGAGTATTTGAACAGTAGTCTTTGGCAGAATATTAATAAAGGTGTTAATCGACCCACTAAAGTTGACAATCCCAGGTAACAAAATATCTGCTGTATTATTCGATCTGAAAGTCGGTCGTTGGGCCGATAAATATGTACTGACATTCACGCTGCTTCCAAATTTGTTTTGCGACATGACATAAGCTCCAATCTGGTTTAGATTATAATCATTATAGTAGTTAAACTCTGGACTTCCAACCTCCGCATTATATCTTGAGATATAGGTAAACATATTCTTCGAGGAGTTTCCATATAAAGAAAAGATCAGTGAGTGGTTGGTATTCCACTTATGTGAATATTGCAAATCTAGTCTATTTGCAAAATATGGCTTCAAATGTGTGTTACCGTTGGTAAAATAGATAGGATTATTGTTCATCGCAAATGGATTGAGCATGTTATAACCTGGTCGTTCGATTCTTCTGTTCCCCGATAAAGCAATGCTGTTTTTAAGGTCCTCGAAATCATAACGTATATTAAAGTTGGGAAATAAATTAAGATAGTTGTTTTTAATCTGTTCGTCAGTTAAAACGGATAGTAATTTATAATCGAATGATTCTAGTCGCAAGCCTACATCAAAGGAGAAATGTTTATATTTACCATTAAGAGAAGAATAAGCAGCAAGTATATTTTCGTTATATTGAACCTTATTTTCACTATTTACTTCACCTCCGACGGTATTTCCATCTGTGGCTAGATTCTTAAAGAAACTTTCTGTATTTGCACGGGCATATTTTACACCGAATTTTAGATCAGTACCCTTTCCGATGTTAGTTTTGAAGTCTGTATTGA
Proteins encoded in this window:
- a CDS encoding STM3941 family protein; amino-acid sequence: MNETIIEFDNKKRLKLALFGLLLTIAALAFAYYIFFVAEKIRIFPGALMLTLGGLGCYCLIGGVKSLFVKDRTGLILNANGIRYHGTPVGIKAGTVKWTAIQSVSTGMAHGVHFVFLKLHHPEDYMQQFSPQVQQHLLENGIAVSADQLSLDFNTLKKLIDEYYERYTR
- a CDS encoding outer membrane beta-barrel family protein; protein product: MSVNVLTSPGAAYDSAGDGGILDIRLKKNSNLGFFGSASTAVSTLWGTDQSLNLNLKKSKFEISLGYNFSYGENLHKRNDLIKNYYLPDSSYRYRQKQVSERSQRTHSMKINTLYNIDSTSSLSFNYWYASFYGKFPNERDATIYNRKDKFQRQLKQLDLMFLDNNFYIVDLIYDKDFKKKSKLSIGLNYAKYSNENNTSFWRKAYDFSNTEINSSENGSRNFIITRPYEIWTFNTDFKTNIGKGTDLKFGVKYARANTESFFKNLATDGNTVGGEVNSENKVQYNENILAAYSSLNGKYKHFSFDVGLRLESFDYKLLSVLTDEQIKNNYLNLFPNFNIRYDFEDLKNSIALSGNRRIERPGYNMLNPFAMNNNPIYFTNGNTHLKPYFANRLDLQYSHKWNTNHSLIFSLYGNSSKNMFTYISRYNAEVGSPEFNYYNDYNLNQIGAYVMSQNKFGSSVNVSTYLSAQRPTFRSNNTADILLPGIVNFSGSINTFINILPKTTVQILGFYTSKRNSFQMQYGATGYITTGLQQKVLRDKLNISLTIEDIFNLQKAPISSLGNVISIETVNKLKSRYAKLSFSYNFGKTFSAKQTKKLEKDSRID